The Patagioenas fasciata isolate bPatFas1 unplaced genomic scaffold, bPatFas1.hap1 Unplaced_85, whole genome shotgun sequence genomic interval tgccatctgcaaacccctgcactacgggaccctcctgggcagcagagcttgtgtccacatggcagcagctgcctgggccactgggtttctcagcgctctgctgcacacggccaatacattttcactgcccctgtgcaagggcaatgccctggaccagttcttctgtgaaatcccccagatcatcaaactctcctgttcacactcctatctcagggaactggggcttattgtgtttagtgtcttaataggatgtgggtgttttgtgttcatcgtgctgtcctatgtgcagatcttcagggccgtgctgaggatcccctctgagcagggacggcacaaagccttttccacctgcctccctcacctggccgtggtctccctgcttatcagcacttccatgtttgcctatctgaagcccccctccatctcctctccttccctggatctggtggtgtctgttctgtactcagtggtgcctccagcagtgaaccccctcatctacagcatgaggaaccaggagctcaaggatgccctggggaaacagatgactggattacttctgaagctataaactggctctatcttgttctatataagagttatagtctaactcattgtagattcatcctgtctgcagtattttttgtttctccttgtgtttgtttattatgaaaagattttaattccctttgcaattcgctgcctgcttttcttttctcagtaagtggctgtgtcagtgaggaattcgtgttctatgtgtttaagtaaaataaacggaccttcaacaattttttttctactggcatcttaactccaagacctttctgtagcttcagggacagttcccgtgtgaatggatggaagggaaaagagctctctcatggcagcagcgccagggagaaccagcacttggccttccagagctgttctggttccactcccacactctccttctcatcccttgtgttggtgcaaggcctgagtgctctggcagcttggtccccgtcctgctgtgtgtcagtgctgtgagcgcaggcagggacaggcaatgggcactgctgtgagagagctggactcacaacagcctttccagatagaaaggtgatttcctatgggcagggcttcaaggtttaggtcttcttacaaaggttctctcaagaacatgcccaagaaagtgacccacatatgaaacaccattgttcagctgaacggtgtgtgtgtgcagggctggcacacagcagtgtcctctcacagccaggcctcctgccagagacctgcaggaccagcagagcaggggctgggctgtgcccctgtgcactggacaccccacagaatctgccccagggcatcgtcatggtctggccccgcactaccagccctggcctctctccccagctcacagacattgctcttccctccatggatggacactgaatgagtaggtcagaaatccatgtctgcattgtagagatgagatgtgagcatgcacatcatgtacgagaggtgagatgaatccaggtgaacactaacgacagcagctattcctgggggttccatgaaggcctgtggcacagacagtgtctcaaggtcacttcacattgggagtaacagcccaggggaaaccacccactgggatcttcttccttgaacgtacgtccccgtgtccattcctcattacgtggcacatctcagatgtgtgcagagcaggtgacacagcacagggctgaggcttctcccatccctttggagtggcaacaggaggccagagagaaactgagactacggcctctatgtgcaaaagggtcagactctgtctgtgagcatccctgggtgcagaaggagtcctgagaccaactcagatatggatgcctgttggaaccgtggcatttctgtgtgttattccaggaacaaacctcagtggcccagtgagattcatctcagctgctgggacaggctcatttcaagcgctctctcacccttgcccatgattctggattgtgctaccaagagtgacagcagaatcagagaagttctgaggtcctcaggaaaggaagatatcaaacccatcttcaagaagggcaggacggagaatttgaagaatgtaggggtggccagcatacctctgtccctgggaaggggataggacatgtcttcctgcaccagtttccaggaacctgaaggacaaggaagggattgctgaacagaaatgagcggaaaacccaatgagtcccaagaaatgctctggacccattccagagctttagacccccaggaaagagctcagtgacggtgcagcccatccagctgcatctgtgtccctcactgagcagcacaaccagtgtgcagtcaccccatggttctgcagccaacctgctctgcagagcatcactaccggtttggggcccagtggggagaacaggatgggaccaggagcaccagagcagatcagaggaggaatgggggaaatcacacaggagctgacctgggctggaaatggccttggagagaaaaatgctgttgttcaactgccccatgattatacccagagtttagggtgcagggccagaaatccttgctgtcctggtgcttcaccaggcctgggaagtagctggagaaggattggtgtcccccacttgccatcccttagtgcaccatccctcgtgaagggtggcatggaaagcaagtctgggaccctgtgtcaggacttgcactgaagaaagtattcacccagaagccacatcattttgctctggtatttcagtgctggtgctcatcacatgttcttaagacaaacttacgcatccctcttgttaaccttaccccaaaagtcacccctagacaaggttcctgagctggggttgagctggagaactggggtccagctgtgcccagaggaaggacaaggcctgtcctgggtcctctaaagggctggcagcctctgtggcctccaccagaaaaggcagcatataggaaactgtagaccatccccatgccctttggaggcccttaggaagaggaacggggaggagctgtcgtgtggccagagaaagtctgggtcatgtgtggagatgctgagatacccaaacttctttagcctggtgaaggggaggctgaggaaacgtgctggttttactgaaattgagt includes:
- the LOC136115610 gene encoding olfactory receptor 14J1-like, whose translation is MSYDRYVAICKPLHYGTLLGSRACVHMAAAAWATGFLSALLHTANTFSLPLCKGNALDQFFCEIPQIIKLSCSHSYLRELGLIVFSVLIGCGCFVFIVLSYVQIFRAVLRIPSEQGRHKAFSTCLPHLAVVSLLISTSMFAYLKPPSISSPSLDLVVSVLYSVVPPAGH